The following proteins are co-located in the Spea bombifrons isolate aSpeBom1 chromosome 3, aSpeBom1.2.pri, whole genome shotgun sequence genome:
- the PASK gene encoding PAS domain-containing serine/threonine-protein kinase: protein MAASVLPQSTSCPLHMLSTLSKSFPQIPSPRRRHRGGRDGSSWNTASLIGNDWSSYSLSSSTSHMLLRSPVGSTSGLPTPDDTPQSLFLSMRTSDRAVLTVSTKTTQILMANDKAGSLFGYSSPELIGMSLSALIPTSSHRICEELEEELAETDRLLHTPGEVVEAVCRGGEITMLRMWIRRFKKQCLLFLEKVQRIATTLSFQQDGRILSCDPTCARLYGYMDPEEVVGHHVTDLLPSIQIPLPGKKMPQSMRQQRVVGMTRDGATFPLSLTLAEGGLEGTRRVEEYHASLCVLSSISGVITLHSDGSIRGINGSFSTTLFGYDRAQLLSKSITFLIPGFYHYMQSIGREHSPLLTPPKEPLPRARSHDLTLSDATKKPFHIDAFQDLLGAADDFPHAGYHLILTPPTPSTRTPVSLQKTASSYPADYHTSAAHACCLSLGTPTEDEPWEGGFGPGKCSMHALLPRTDTESDLTPLTHCFRSMALTGCRENEEAPRMNQSVRSPSASPAGDQCNSSAASTSSQTSDLNKIHLPSSLNDLPPVTTQVEPLPNRPAMMPANNDFTADPTAPDPSNATSDEETSERLNGSYTPQPISSPPNAASDPSSHEQSAVSCLIVPGTTATNLTFANNRPLSPRSTHTCPGTELELHLNPIGVDVEGSGPSGAEEEVERPPEQVFSCVTSTPIKNGGDLSSDLDCSASRRAHTMELRVPSMNDEVREGKYSGCCYHKDGSRLSVQFQVQRVSVDGVPVFHVWVFKDLLQSQKEAVARTRLLLSSLADSSHSLLEQSERSLGELIRSTAGEGYCTELQDLYAQGACDGQYALEYHTVSPLGKGAFGFVWSARCRDDATEVVVKFIRKDRVLDDCWVQDPELGRVTREIAILSRLQHPNIIEVLNVYENTMFFQLVMELHGDALDLFDFIDNQPNLDEPLASYIFRQLVSAVGYLHSKNILHRDIKDENIIISPDFTIKLVDFGSAAHLQPGKLFSTFCGTTEYCAPEVLLGNPYPGPELEMWSLGVTLYTLIFGENPFCEVEEILEAELNPPFVVSQELEFLISGLLQRDPETRMSLDELLRDPWVTQPVNLAEYTWEEVYPPAGSQKDEDPSEQLPVCYTGEWDEDVENKAE, encoded by the exons ATGGCAGCGTCCGTTCTCCCGCAGTCAACCAGTTGCCCGTTGCATATGCTTTCCACGCTGAGCAAATCTTTTCCTCAGATTCCCAGCCCAAGAAGGAGGCATCGTGGAGGAAGAGACGGAAGCAGCTGGAACACAGCCAGCCTGATTG GCAATGACTGGAGCTCTTACAGTTTGTCTTCATCTACCAGCCACATGCTGCTCAGATCCCCGGTGGGTTCTACTAGCGGCCTTCCCACCCCAGATGACACCCCCCAGTCCCTTTTCTTGAGTATGCGTACGTCTGACAGAGCGGTTCTGACGGTCAGCACCAAGACTACCCAG ATTTTAATGGCAAATGACAAAGCCGGCAGCCTCTTTGGTTACAGCAGTCCTGAGCTGATCGGGATGAGTCTGTCTGCATTAATCCCCACTTCCAGCCATAGAATTTGTGAAGAGCTGGAAGAGGAGCTGGCGGAGACGGACAGACTTTTGCATACACCCGGTGAAGTG GTTGAAGCTGTGTGCCGCGGAGGAGAGATAACAATGTTGCGCATGTGGATCCGTAGATTTAAAAAGCAGTGTCTGCTGTTTCTTGAGAAAGTCCAGAGAATCGCAACAACGCTATCCTTCCAACAGGAT GGAAGAATTTTGTCTTGTGATCCCACGTGTGCACGGCTGTATGGATACATGGATCCCGAAGAAGTTGTAGGACATCATGTAACAGATTTATTGCCTTCCATTCAGATTCCACTCCCCGGAAAAAAGATGCCGCAG AGCATGAGGCAGCAGAGAGTAGTGGGCATGACAAGAGATGGAGCCACTTTCCCACTTAGCTTGACTTTGGCAGAGGGTGGCTTAGAAGGCACACGCAGGGTAGAAGAATACCATGCCAGCCTCTGTGTCCTGTCTTCTATCAGCGGCGTAATCACACTGCATTCAGATGGATCTATCCGAGGAATAAACGGTAGTTTTTCTACCACCCTGTTTGGATACGACAGAGCGCAGCTTTTAAGCAAA AGCATCACTTTCCTGATTCCTGGATTTTATCACTACATGCAGAGTATAGGAAGGGAGCATTCGCCACTATTGACCCCTCCAAAAGAACCCTTACCCAGGGCCAGATCACATGACCTCACCTTAAGCGATG CTACAAAGAAACCTTTCCATATAGATGCGTTCCAGGATCTGCTGGGTGCTGCGGATGATTTCCCGCACGCCGGTTACCATCTTATACTGACTCCGCCAACTCCATCTACACG GACTCCTGTAAGCCTGCAGAAAACTGCTTCTTCATACCCTGCAGACTATCACACCTCGGCTGCGCATGCATGCTGCCTCTCCCTTGGGACCCCTACAGAAGATGAGCCGTGGGAGGGTGGCTTTGGACCGGGGAAATGCTCAATGCATGCCCTTCTACCTAGAACGGACACCGAGTCGGATTTAACTCCGCTCACCCACTGCTTTAGAAGCATGGCTTTAACCGGATGTCGGGAGAATGAGGAGGCGCCTCGTATGAATCAGTCTGTCCGTTCTCCCTCGGCTTCTCCTGCGGGAGACCAATGCAACTCCTCTGCAGCTTCAACCTCTTCGCAGACTTCTGATCTCAACAAAATACACCTTCCTTCGTCCTTAAATGACCTTCCTCCTGTCACAACTCAGGTCGAACCTTTGCCAAACCGTCCAGCAATGATGCCTGCAAACAATGATTTTACTGCAGACCCAACTGCCCCCGATCCCAGCAATGCTACATCTGATGAAGAAACTTCTGAAAGATTAAATGGTTCTTACACGCCCCAACCTATTAGCTCGCCTCCAAACGCAGCATCGGATCCTTCGTCACATGAACAGAGCGCTGTATCCTGTTTAATTGTACCTGGGACCACCGCCACAAATCTCACATTTGCTAATAACAGACCTCTGAGCCCACGGTCCACTCACACTTGCCCAGGTACGGAGCTGGAGTTACACCTCAATCCAATTGGCGTGGATGTGGAGGGCAGTGGCCCGTCTGGGGCCGAGGAAGAGGTAGAGAGGCCTCCAGAGCAAGTCTTTTCCTGTGTGACGTCTACTCCTATAAAGAATGGAGGTGACCTTTCTTCAGACTTGGATTGTTCTGCATCACGCCGCGCTCATACTATGGAGCTCCGAGTCCCCTCGATGAATGATGAAGTCCGAGAAGGAAAGTACTCCGGCTGCTGCTATCACAAGGACGGCTCCAGGCTGT CCGTTCAGTTCCAGGTGCAGCGCGTGTCCGTTGACGGCGTCCCCGTGTTCCACGTCTGGGTGTTTAAAGATCTGCTGCAGAGCCAGAAAGAGGCCGTGGCCAGGACCCGTCTGCTGCTGTCCAGCCTGGCAGATTCTTCTCACTCCCTCCTGGAACAGTCTGAACGCAGTTTGGGAGAG CTGATTCGTAGCACTGCAGGTGAAGGATACTGTACAGAGCTACAGGATTTGTATGCACAAGGTGCCTGCGATGGCCAGTATGCCTTGGAATACCACACCGTCTCCCCTCTTGGCAAGGGAGCCTTTGGGTTTGTGTGGTCGGCGCGATGCAGGGATGATGCTACAGAG gtgGTTGTGAAGTTTATCCGCAAAGATAGAGTTCTGGATGACTGCTGGGTACAGGATCCTGAATTAGGGAGGGTCACTCGGGAAATTGCTATCTTGTCCAGGTTACAACATCCTAATATTATTGAG GTTCTGAACGTCTACGAGAATACCATGTTCTTTCAGCTAGTGATGGAGCTCCACGGGGATGCTCTGGACCTGTTTGACTTCATAGATAACCAGCCCAATTTGGACGAACCGCTCGCTAGTTATATCTTTCGACAG ttGGTGTCAGCAGTGGGTTATCTTCACAGTAAGAATATTCTGCACCGTGACATTAAGGATGAAAACATTATCATTTCTCCAGACTTCACCATTAAGTTGGTTGACTTTGGCTCGGCTGCTCATCTTCAGCCAGGGAAACTGTTCTCTACGTTTTGCGGAACTACCGAATACTGCGCGCCAGAGGTCCTGcttggaaatcc GTACCCAGGCCCAGAGCTGGAGATGTGGTCTCTCGGTGTGACTCTTTACACGTTGATTTTTGGAGAGAATCCTTTTTGTGAAGTTGAAGAGATCCTAGAGGCAGAATTGAATCCTCCGTTTGTTGTCTCACAAG AACTGGAATTTCTGATTTCTGGTCTTCTTCAACGGGATCCCGAAACACGCATGAGTTTGGATGAATTACTTAGAGATCCATGGGTGACACAGCCTGTAAACTTAGCAGAGTATACCTGGGAGGAAGTTTACCCACCAGCGGGCTCCCAGAAGG ATGAAGACCCATCAGAGCAGCTTCCGGTGTGCTATACCGGTGAATGGGACGAGGATGTGGAGAATAAGGCAGAGTGA